GAGTCGAGGTACATGTTCTTAATATCCATCACTTAGATCTAAGGCTCACTCTGCATGCTGGGACTGATGATCTAattaaaacttatacctctgaagaaAAACTCTGGGTGTACCTGTATGCTAGACAAAAACGATCCAcgaagaacttgaaaaaaaaaaaaaatataggcacCAGCCATTTCGTCTCCTATTATATCATGCAAGAACCCCGTATTTATGGCTCCCCACACGATCGATAGACACTGAAATGTTCTGGCCAGACTTAATCTGCTCTTTATACCATCAGAATTACTCTTACACCCTTGAACACATCGTACTTCGACTTGTAAAAATCAGCGAATTCAGAGACATCTACAGTAGGTACATATATAACTACGTTTACTGTAAATAATTCAATCGAAATATGACTCTTTATGTAAGTACATTATCATAGCTAAGTCCTGAACCTTTTGTGCAGTGTTCTCTTCTGCGTTACCACCCAGAGCATGGATAAGAATGGAAAAAGAACTcagaattaataataatgataatcacataTAACTAGCATGATCTTTCTCGCGCAATCATTCATGCAACTGCACTCTAATAAAAAAGCATATGTGACTGATGACACGTTAATCGTATGCTTTGGGAACGATGTTGCTGCTTTAATGATTTTTGTTTCAAGCCTATTACGCTGCAGCGGATCTTATTCATTGAGGGGATATATCTGTCTCCTACAACTAAACCTAGCACCAACGTGGTCATAAAACAGCAGCAGTTATGAGGATCCAGAGAGTTATCGTTCCGACAGCCAGGGCTTGCTGTGGCCCTACCCCGTTGCAATAGTTGTGGGAGCAGTAGCAGATAGTAGCGGAGGTGCGGCGCCCGTCCTGCTCGTCACTGTAGCACTTTTCCTCCACCAAACCCTTGGCCGAGTTCAGGAAATCTCGGCCTCCACAGTACCGTTCCGTTACCATCGCCCCTGCATTTATAAAACACGTCATCATTGTATTAAGGAGATACTATTACTACTGTCGTtagtattaatgtaatcatacgCTCTAAAGGTGATACTGACTCACCCGTGACCCTGCTGAACGTCTCCTTCTTAACGCAGTAGTTGACATCAGGAGAGCAATGCTCAGTGGCCGACGTGTCCAGGCTGAAGCAGCGGTCCTTGGCACGGCACTTGTAGCACACCCGCTGGTCCTCTGGCGACAAACATGTATAAGTATTAGTCACGGAGTTATGTCGTCTTGCGGTCGATGAATAACAAGTCTAAGAAACATGGTGACTCTCTGACGGAAAGATCGAGGCAGCTGAACAAAGTAAGAAGCACGAGCTCTGAAAAATTTTCTCTACCATGTTGAAGAAGGAATGCTTCTCTTTAAGATTCCTTTGTGATAGTAAGAAGAAATATTCACAAGCGTCCAACGATTTAGGCGTATTTTTCCATTCAGGGCAATACTGGTCAGAAATCACTTTCTCCGTCCGGCCTTCATAATGCAAGACGCGCACTACAAGCAAGATTATAGTTAATCAGCTATTTTACACGAGTACATAACGATTTAACTATGAGGACATTacatagaaaattaaaatacagttCATGCCGTATTTCACGGTCTTTAAAAAACAAGACCTTTTCAGCTTCCAGATTCAAGTACAAGAGCCCAGTAATACCTTGCAGAACATTGCACCACCATCAAGCGAAACGGAACGTTCAGGTTGTAGGGCATCGGTCAAGGGCCGGATACAAGCTCTTTGCTTAGCCTAGACCAAGTAAAAGTGGGGTCTCCATATTTGGCTTTATACTGATTATCCTATTTCGTTTCTCAAAAGAATGTAAGACGTATTAATACATGGTGTTTCAGTGCAGTGTAGAagcactgtatatgtatatacaaagtacATCAGTATTCAAATAATACATTAAGATAGTCTGTGGAGTCAGGCGCGTATTCCGGATTTGGTTGCAGGGGCCGAACTGTATGAACTGTCAAGGGGAGTCCCATTACGTGTATCGTGGGGAGGGCGGCGCCTCACCGTCCCCTTCCCCGTAAACACGCCACTGTGTGGAGGTCGGTAAGTAGTACGCAGACAGGAAACGGACACACAGACTTATAGCCCTCAGTACGATCCGAAATAAGATGTTTCTGGCTTCGGTATTCATAAGTTTCCATTGAGGTGTTAAATGTACCAAATCGTTTTTGTGGCGCACGCTTTATAAGATGTATTGACCGACAGTCGCTACCCAAAATGTCATCTTACTGACAACGCCTTGACTGTGTCGCAGGTGGCCGCgtgtgaccttacctgacctaataatccacggggaaatgtgtTTGGTGGCCCAACCTACGGCCTGCACTTGCAGTGTTAATCCCCGACACCCACACTCGATGTTCGGCGGTGGGAGATCAGAAGATCCCGCTGTAATtatagatgacctgaccctttccataagaagagccgctctcagtccaccagcatggagagAGGTCAGATGCTTGCGTCATTCGGCTTCGACGTCTCTTGttccctttgggtatagctaccCTTCCAAGAACCTGGCCTCGCCAGGTCTTAAATACCCGGGTATCATCGTCAACAGGCAAAGGCCCCGTGTGGGACCAGGCGATCTTAACAACAGGCATTTGTAGACTTTTTGAAAAATCTTAGTTAATAATTGCGTTCATCACAAATATACTACGTAAATCATTTTTATTGACGAAAACGTTTAGCTTGCAGGATTTCTGATATACAATCATAACGATGTACGGTGACATATACAGTGAGGGTACGGATGTTTGTGTCAGGATGTATCCATCACACTTATCATGGACACACGAAAGATGTGTGAGCGAAAGGATTCATCTTGACTCGAGAATCTGAAACATGTGAATCACTATCATACTTTCGACTCTCAGATCGCCTTTTTAGACTTTAGATTCTGATTTACAGACACAGAAGAGTACAGATAT
This is a stretch of genomic DNA from Panulirus ornatus isolate Po-2019 chromosome 41, ASM3632096v1, whole genome shotgun sequence. It encodes these proteins:
- the LOC139761618 gene encoding uncharacterized protein; amino-acid sequence: MLYGVALVLLVLSPPGHTEDQRVCYKCRAKDRCFSLDTSATEHCSPDVNYCVKKETFSRVTGAMVTERYCGGRDFLNSAKGLVEEKCYSDEQDGRRTSATICYCSHNYCNGVGPQQALAVGTITLWILITAAVL